Proteins from one Gimesia maris genomic window:
- a CDS encoding M56 family metallopeptidase, producing the protein MHSAFHYLFDAVLRATLALGITALIVRGLLLWLKPSSPRWHQAAWALVMLQGIIFLQYSVAIPWYPSEINKSISFESVPPGKLDATAVNPTANPLPVMLTNSDRDLLTSFNWFSFAASIWITGCGLVLLWWISACIFSAKRLRNSVSATETWAMEWQAVLKQYGIRKSIPLHITHDAGPMLGLLLRGFRVFVPRQLWSSLTEKERMAILHHELAHLRHGDIWKGFLARLVVCLHWFNPLAWWTLNKLDECAELLCDDEVLYNNPDAVADYARALFRIGSDPRQIHSPSSAARGGKLYHRIRRILSPAPPERSMMKRTLLLVVPMLLLAINLLDFQLVAEEKTTQPESIPRKVAFAPPVTNQPREKTHTLSKEERFKYISGTGLNVYIWDAGNLKLKSQRFGDESSSLFSAVRILTDLQNVDLGGNSQLWVNTKLGGDFIIRKGTSTEDIIEGLGSVLNQDLKLQASLEFKKVDQEVYVARGTFQAAPPGPAWRRPEDKSYLIYGKEGPGPDKQHGEEDAGKFPDFLKAIGSRVGRPVLSDIKNPPQGSIGWRTYFDHSERTTWKDFPRQFAKNPQLVLKHVSEQTGLTFHEENREVRLLFLEELGN; encoded by the coding sequence ATGCATTCAGCGTTCCATTATTTATTCGATGCGGTATTGAGAGCGACCCTGGCTCTCGGCATTACCGCTTTGATCGTCAGAGGACTGCTTCTCTGGCTCAAACCGTCCTCGCCTCGCTGGCATCAGGCAGCATGGGCACTGGTTATGCTACAGGGCATCATTTTTCTGCAATATTCGGTGGCTATTCCCTGGTATCCTAGTGAAATTAATAAAAGCATTTCTTTCGAATCCGTACCTCCCGGGAAGCTGGATGCTACAGCCGTCAATCCCACTGCAAATCCATTACCAGTGATGCTTACCAATTCGGATCGTGATCTTTTAACCAGCTTCAACTGGTTCTCTTTTGCCGCCTCGATCTGGATAACAGGATGCGGGCTGGTTTTGCTCTGGTGGATTTCCGCCTGCATCTTCTCGGCAAAACGTCTTCGCAACAGTGTATCAGCTACCGAAACATGGGCCATGGAGTGGCAGGCCGTCTTAAAACAGTACGGTATCCGAAAATCAATTCCACTGCACATCACACATGATGCTGGTCCCATGCTCGGTTTGTTGCTGCGAGGATTTCGCGTTTTCGTTCCTCGACAACTCTGGTCCAGCCTGACCGAAAAAGAGCGCATGGCTATTTTGCATCATGAACTGGCCCATCTCCGACATGGAGATATCTGGAAAGGATTCCTCGCACGGCTTGTGGTTTGCCTGCACTGGTTCAATCCTCTGGCATGGTGGACTCTCAACAAGCTCGATGAGTGTGCCGAATTGCTCTGCGATGATGAAGTCCTCTACAACAATCCGGATGCCGTCGCCGATTATGCACGTGCGTTGTTTCGCATCGGCAGTGATCCCCGTCAGATTCACTCCCCCTCATCCGCCGCCCGGGGAGGAAAATTGTATCACCGCATTCGACGAATCCTCTCTCCTGCCCCCCCGGAAAGGTCCATGATGAAACGCACTTTGCTGCTTGTCGTCCCCATGCTGCTACTTGCAATCAATCTTCTTGATTTCCAGCTTGTGGCTGAAGAAAAAACAACTCAGCCTGAATCCATCCCCCGAAAGGTCGCATTCGCTCCTCCCGTGACAAATCAACCACGGGAAAAAACACACACGCTCTCAAAAGAGGAACGCTTCAAGTATATCTCCGGCACAGGTTTGAATGTTTATATCTGGGACGCAGGAAATCTGAAGCTGAAATCACAAAGGTTTGGCGATGAATCTTCTTCTCTCTTCAGCGCGGTCAGGATTCTCACAGACCTCCAGAATGTCGACCTGGGAGGGAATTCCCAGCTCTGGGTGAACACGAAACTGGGCGGAGATTTTATCATCCGCAAGGGGACATCAACAGAAGACATCATTGAGGGCCTCGGCTCTGTGCTGAACCAGGATCTGAAGCTGCAGGCCTCCCTCGAATTCAAAAAAGTCGACCAGGAAGTCTACGTGGCACGAGGAACATTTCAGGCGGCCCCTCCAGGCCCTGCATGGAGGCGACCCGAGGATAAATCCTATTTGATCTACGGTAAGGAAGGTCCCGGTCCTGATAAACAACATGGCGAAGAGGATGCCGGGAAGTTCCCTGACTTCCTCAAAGCCATTGGCTCGCGTGTCGGCCGCCCTGTCCTGAGCGACATCAAAAATCCGCCTCAAGGTTCCATTGGCTGGCGAACCTATTTCGATCACTCCGAACGCACCACATGGAAAGATTTTCCCAGACAATTTGCCAAGAACCCTCAACTGGTCCTCAAGCACGTATCTGAACAAACCGGCTTGACGTTCCACGAGGAGAATCGCGAAGTCCGCCTGCTCTTCCTGGAGGAATTGGGTAATTGA
- a CDS encoding BlaI/MecI/CopY family transcriptional regulator, whose translation MTKSKKAVHLSPGEMELMSMFWDKGPLTLAEAHQAFREFGKPIAYPTMQTRLNRLAAKGLVTKSDQRPALYQAVATQHQATEGYLGQVLEKLTSGKVVPLMKHLITERSLTNDEVQELKKLLDVAEQNSRKGN comes from the coding sequence ATGACTAAAAGCAAAAAAGCTGTCCATTTATCCCCGGGAGAAATGGAATTGATGAGTATGTTCTGGGATAAAGGTCCGCTTACTCTCGCTGAAGCACACCAGGCCTTCCGTGAATTCGGAAAGCCCATTGCCTATCCCACGATGCAAACCCGTCTGAATCGGTTAGCCGCTAAGGGGCTGGTAACAAAAAGCGACCAGCGACCGGCTCTCTACCAGGCGGTCGCAACACAGCACCAGGCCACGGAAGGATACCTCGGGCAGGTTCTCGAAAAACTCACGTCCGGAAAAGTGGTTCCGCTCATGAAGCACTTGATCACGGAACGATCGCTGACAAACGATGAAGTCCAGGAACTCAAAAAACTTTTAGACGTTGCAGAACAGAATAGCCGAAAAGGGAATTAA
- a CDS encoding DUF2251 domain-containing protein, producing MKQYLTTFALLLAIGCNGEPPTKSRQTSDNAFTARTEAMPPRLAASVVTKETLTVGVETVVQSDSLMGRYQVVFEDDGDTGYFYALDTDQPENPIIDALHIYNVQSVTDRDKPSEMHIIWSGDGMKAALFINSYPHAVYNFSEGLGCCRTGFPPPADASATHDWDESQLAHFFADEDK from the coding sequence ATGAAACAGTACCTCACGACATTCGCTCTACTGCTCGCCATTGGTTGCAACGGCGAGCCCCCCACGAAGTCGCGACAGACATCAGATAACGCCTTCACCGCCCGGACCGAAGCCATGCCACCGCGACTCGCTGCCAGTGTTGTAACTAAGGAAACGCTTACCGTCGGCGTCGAAACAGTCGTCCAATCCGACTCTTTAATGGGGCGGTATCAGGTAGTTTTTGAAGATGATGGCGACACGGGCTACTTTTACGCCCTCGACACGGACCAACCAGAAAATCCAATCATCGACGCGTTGCACATCTACAACGTTCAGTCTGTGACCGATAGAGACAAACCCTCCGAGATGCATATCATCTGGTCAGGCGATGGAATGAAAGCAGCACTCTTCATTAACTCCTATCCGCATGCTGTTTACAATTTCTCTGAAGGGCTGGGGTGTTGTCGCACTGGATTCCCACCACCAGCCGACGCATCCGCGACGCACGATTGGGATGAATCACAGCTGGCACATTTTTTCGCTGACGAAGACAAATAA
- a CDS encoding type II/III secretion system protein — protein MFVRYTMIFALSLTTISFGAEPEECPEPQRLSPAVTGKSHSLSALDHLSRAKEQLKAAGLSEEAEQLRELTDQINQRINRERAELAKQITALQKQSEQLRQLTGRPDKILCRCRFLELSSKAAAEFAAAAEPVKSTNGQRSHPDPTVSIFKNAEEAIEQLKKAGRVTVVHGSPEIVTVSGQSATSMSGGKYPVLIPAGDNQTSVEWKRFGVFCKVEPRLLDNGRIQLEFSPEISQRDYANAVKVNGLTIPGLTVRRIYTQAEMNLGETLVVRTVSPAGGQSQVVNAKSDTTSSEDTVTLFMVTPVAID, from the coding sequence ATGTTTGTACGCTATACCATGATTTTTGCGTTGTCTCTGACGACGATCAGTTTCGGTGCCGAACCGGAAGAGTGCCCTGAGCCTCAGAGACTTTCCCCAGCAGTGACCGGCAAGAGCCACAGTCTGTCGGCCCTGGATCACCTCAGCAGAGCGAAGGAGCAATTGAAAGCTGCGGGTCTGAGTGAAGAAGCAGAGCAACTGCGAGAGCTAACAGACCAGATCAACCAACGCATCAACCGAGAGCGCGCTGAGTTAGCGAAACAGATTACAGCGCTTCAGAAGCAGTCGGAACAACTGCGACAGCTGACGGGAAGACCGGACAAAATTCTCTGTCGCTGTCGCTTTCTTGAATTATCCAGCAAAGCAGCAGCAGAATTTGCAGCAGCAGCTGAGCCAGTGAAATCTACAAACGGCCAACGAAGTCATCCTGATCCCACCGTCTCGATTTTTAAGAATGCAGAAGAAGCCATCGAGCAACTGAAAAAAGCGGGCAGGGTGACGGTGGTGCATGGAAGTCCGGAAATAGTCACTGTTTCTGGTCAATCAGCAACGTCAATGAGCGGCGGTAAATATCCTGTCTTGATTCCTGCAGGGGACAATCAAACTTCGGTCGAGTGGAAGCGGTTCGGCGTGTTTTGTAAGGTGGAGCCGCGTTTGCTTGATAATGGAAGAATCCAGCTCGAATTCAGCCCGGAGATCTCGCAACGCGACTACGCGAACGCGGTTAAAGTGAATGGTCTTACAATTCCCGGTCTGACGGTGCGGCGCATCTACACACAGGCGGAAATGAACCTCGGGGAAACACTTGTGGTCAGAACCGTTTCGCCTGCGGGTGGCCAAAGTCAGGTGGTGAATGCGAAATCAGATACCACCTCTTCGGAAGATACCGTCACGCTGTTTATGGTCACACCGGTTGCCATTGATTAG
- a CDS encoding SMI1/KNR4 family protein has protein sequence MNSKDIKKGFPPNIPFPRELEQLIDWTNQNGYPISGYFELRAGDKDTMFYWFGFRDVDEKLAQFGAGADGSLYCIWDAGDQSFPVVHLGSEGDGIKVLAANFKDFLRLLAIGYGELGFEDLSKPPVGSEPNLIFQNWVKSQFNTNIPTNGSEFIRLEENGKCQFANWVDHVCEKYN, from the coding sequence ATGAATAGTAAAGATATAAAAAAAGGCTTTCCCCCCAATATCCCATTTCCCAGAGAACTCGAGCAATTAATCGACTGGACCAATCAAAATGGTTATCCCATCAGCGGTTACTTTGAGCTGCGTGCTGGCGACAAAGACACCATGTTCTACTGGTTTGGATTTAGAGATGTCGATGAGAAACTCGCTCAATTCGGCGCGGGTGCGGATGGCTCCCTGTATTGCATCTGGGATGCCGGCGATCAGAGTTTCCCCGTTGTGCATTTAGGTTCGGAAGGGGACGGCATCAAAGTTCTCGCTGCGAATTTTAAAGATTTCCTGCGACTGCTTGCCATTGGGTACGGCGAACTCGGATTTGAAGATTTATCGAAACCACCTGTAGGAAGTGAACCGAACTTAATTTTTCAAAACTGGGTCAAAAGTCAGTTCAACACCAATATTCCCACGAATGGTTCCGAATTCATTAGGCTCGAAGAAAATGGAAAATGTCAATTTGCGAACTGGGTAGATCACGTATGCGAGAAATATAACTAA
- the lepA gene encoding translation elongation factor 4, with protein MKHIRNFCIIAHIDHGKSTLADRLIQTCGGVSLRELHEQMLDSMEIERERGITIKSNSITLNYRAPDGEDYLLNLIDTPGHVDFSHEVRRSLMACEGALIIVDASQGVEAQTVANLYLALEHNLTLLPVINKIDLPAADIERAQEAIDEELGLDPFEAIPISAKNGIGIEDVLQGIVEKLPEPQGDPDAPLKALVFDAIYDKFRGVILQCRIMEGTLKPRDTIHFMHAGRDFTVDEVGYNQMKLIPKTQLSAGEVGYVVAGVKSVQDIEIGDTITLLNRQAAEPIPGYQPARQVVFSSIYPMDTGDYQELTKALEKLAINDAALTFEKDSSAALGFGFRCGFLGLLHLDVIQERIQREFDIGLVISAPSVKYHLTLKDGSTLEVDNPSYWPDPTAIDSASEPYIKASILTPETYVGPVMELCREHRSESQTMNYLSANRIEVTSVMPLGEVLFDFYGKLKMITRGYGSFDYEPIEYRTTDIVKVDILVNKESVDTLAYLVHREKARPRALHYCEQLAKEIPRHQFKIPIQGAIGGEVIARTTIAPFRKDVTEKLYGGDVTRKKKLLEKQKKGKAKMKQFGSVNIPQKAFVSVLRTDKD; from the coding sequence ATGAAACATATACGAAACTTCTGCATCATTGCCCATATTGACCACGGCAAGTCCACGCTCGCCGATCGGCTCATTCAAACCTGTGGTGGCGTATCGCTCCGTGAACTGCATGAACAAATGCTCGACTCGATGGAAATCGAGCGGGAACGGGGCATTACCATCAAGAGTAATTCGATCACCCTCAACTACCGGGCCCCGGATGGTGAAGACTATCTGTTAAATCTGATCGATACGCCGGGCCACGTCGATTTTTCACATGAAGTCAGGCGATCTCTGATGGCCTGCGAAGGCGCCTTGATCATAGTTGATGCCTCTCAGGGAGTCGAAGCCCAGACGGTCGCGAACCTCTATCTGGCGCTGGAACATAATCTGACTCTGCTGCCGGTGATCAACAAGATCGATCTTCCCGCCGCGGACATCGAACGGGCGCAGGAGGCCATCGACGAAGAACTGGGGCTCGACCCTTTCGAAGCGATCCCGATTTCCGCCAAAAACGGGATTGGTATCGAGGACGTATTACAAGGCATCGTCGAGAAACTTCCTGAGCCCCAGGGCGATCCGGACGCACCGCTGAAAGCACTCGTGTTTGACGCAATCTACGATAAGTTTCGGGGCGTGATTCTGCAGTGCCGCATCATGGAAGGCACTCTCAAGCCGCGCGATACGATCCATTTCATGCACGCTGGTCGCGACTTCACAGTGGATGAAGTGGGTTACAACCAGATGAAACTCATTCCCAAAACTCAGCTCAGCGCCGGTGAAGTCGGCTATGTTGTCGCGGGAGTCAAAAGTGTGCAGGATATTGAGATCGGCGATACGATCACCCTGCTGAATCGTCAGGCCGCGGAGCCGATTCCCGGCTACCAGCCAGCCCGACAGGTTGTCTTTTCCTCCATCTATCCCATGGATACGGGGGATTACCAGGAGCTGACCAAGGCCCTGGAGAAGCTCGCGATCAACGATGCTGCGCTCACGTTTGAAAAAGACAGTTCCGCAGCCCTGGGATTTGGCTTTCGCTGTGGCTTTCTCGGACTGCTGCACCTGGATGTGATTCAAGAGCGTATCCAGCGCGAATTTGACATCGGCCTGGTGATCTCTGCCCCGTCGGTCAAGTACCATCTGACTTTGAAAGATGGCTCTACGCTCGAAGTCGACAACCCCTCTTACTGGCCCGATCCCACGGCGATCGATTCAGCCAGCGAACCCTACATCAAAGCCTCGATCCTGACTCCCGAGACGTACGTCGGCCCGGTCATGGAACTCTGCCGGGAACATCGCTCGGAAAGCCAGACGATGAATTACCTGTCCGCCAATCGGATCGAAGTCACCAGTGTGATGCCATTGGGAGAGGTCCTCTTCGACTTCTACGGCAAACTGAAGATGATTACCCGCGGCTACGGATCGTTTGACTATGAGCCGATTGAATATCGAACAACCGATATTGTGAAAGTCGATATTCTCGTCAACAAGGAATCGGTCGACACGCTAGCCTACCTCGTGCATCGAGAAAAAGCCCGCCCGCGGGCGCTGCACTATTGCGAACAACTTGCCAAAGAAATTCCCCGGCATCAGTTCAAGATCCCGATCCAGGGCGCCATCGGAGGCGAAGTCATCGCCCGCACCACAATCGCACCGTTCCGCAAAGACGTCACCGAAAAGCTGTACGGCGGCGATGTGACGCGCAAGAAAAAACTGCTCGAAAAGCAGAAAAAGGGCAAAGCCAAAATGAAACAGTTCGGCAGCGTCAATATCCCCCAGAAAGCGTTTGTCTCCGTCCTGCGCACCGATAAGGATTAG
- a CDS encoding sugar phosphate isomerase/epimerase family protein, translating into MLTSDSLSRRHFMLLAAAAAASSPFVAQGAASQDGYLKGRLYKTLKIGMVKAGKSLEEKFALAKEAGFDGIELNTPGINVEEVNAAIKATGLPVDGSVNSSHWSVRHTDPDPAVRAKALESLKEALRQTHAVGGNTVLLVVGKGSDGPEEEIWKRSVENISKAIPLAAELGVPIAVENVWNQFCYDHGGDHTQTADKFVKYIDEFDSPWVGMQFDIGNHWKYGSMGDWIRQLNKRIIKLDLKGFSREMGKFTKIGEGDLDWADVRKALAEIKYAGWAAAEVAGGDLERLKEISANMDRVFGLTTQS; encoded by the coding sequence ATGCTCACATCGGATTCACTTTCTCGTCGCCATTTTATGCTGTTAGCGGCTGCCGCTGCTGCTTCTTCTCCGTTTGTTGCCCAGGGAGCAGCGAGTCAGGATGGCTATCTCAAGGGGCGCCTGTATAAGACGCTGAAGATCGGGATGGTCAAAGCGGGTAAGTCGCTGGAAGAAAAATTCGCGCTGGCGAAGGAAGCCGGTTTTGATGGCATCGAACTGAATACGCCGGGCATCAACGTCGAAGAAGTGAACGCTGCCATCAAAGCGACGGGGCTGCCTGTAGACGGGTCTGTTAACTCCAGCCACTGGAGTGTGCGTCATACCGATCCGGATCCCGCAGTGCGTGCGAAAGCGTTGGAGAGTCTGAAAGAAGCGTTGCGTCAGACGCATGCGGTCGGCGGAAATACGGTCCTGCTGGTGGTGGGCAAGGGGAGCGACGGCCCCGAAGAAGAGATCTGGAAACGCTCGGTTGAGAATATTTCAAAGGCAATTCCTCTGGCGGCAGAACTGGGCGTACCTATCGCGGTTGAAAATGTCTGGAACCAGTTCTGCTACGACCACGGAGGGGACCACACTCAGACTGCAGACAAGTTTGTGAAGTACATCGACGAATTCGATTCCCCCTGGGTTGGCATGCAGTTTGACATTGGCAATCACTGGAAGTATGGCAGCATGGGTGACTGGATTCGGCAGCTCAACAAACGGATCATCAAGCTGGACCTGAAAGGCTTCTCACGCGAAATGGGCAAGTTCACCAAGATCGGCGAAGGCGATCTGGACTGGGCCGACGTCCGCAAGGCTTTGGCAGAAATCAAGTACGCCGGCTGGGCCGCAGCCGAAGTCGCTGGCGGGGATTTGGAACGCCTGAAAGAAATCTCCGCCAACATGGATCGCGTGTTCGGTTTGACGACACAATCCTGA
- a CDS encoding hemolysin family protein — MVWLLGSILIFIALSGLMAAVDAAVLSVSHPEIDELIQLGKHGARRLRKVKQELTHSLAVIVILTNLINVLGPILVSQQAFRLYGAQALVPITIVLMLGTIVFSEVIPKALGSHYAPQLARWAAPMIRALGVAIYPLSVALAWLSNKVKRGQRRIGTETQIRALVKRGRKSGYIEQNEGHMIFRTFRLNDRRAQDIMTPLEQVISIPAAATVSEAAKLISTQEFSRYPVFQKSPHEIQGMLITRDILKMLMEGKTEASVTTISLTPFVVSSEMRADELLLEFRTRHQHLAIVQQRDQTIGIVTLEDVLEEIVGEIEDEKDVAMRQ, encoded by the coding sequence ATGGTTTGGCTGCTGGGTTCCATTCTCATATTTATCGCCTTGTCCGGGTTGATGGCTGCCGTCGACGCCGCCGTTCTGAGCGTTTCGCATCCTGAAATTGATGAACTGATTCAACTTGGCAAACACGGTGCAAGACGGTTGCGGAAAGTAAAGCAGGAACTGACTCATTCACTGGCCGTGATCGTGATTCTCACTAATCTGATCAATGTACTCGGGCCCATTCTCGTCAGCCAGCAGGCTTTCAGACTTTACGGGGCACAGGCTCTGGTTCCCATCACGATCGTGCTGATGCTCGGAACAATCGTCTTTTCGGAAGTCATTCCCAAGGCACTGGGATCTCATTATGCGCCGCAACTGGCGCGTTGGGCAGCTCCGATGATTCGTGCATTGGGTGTCGCCATTTATCCGCTCAGCGTGGCACTTGCCTGGCTCTCGAACAAGGTAAAACGGGGACAAAGAAGAATCGGAACGGAAACACAGATCCGCGCGCTCGTCAAACGGGGGCGAAAGAGTGGTTACATTGAACAAAACGAAGGACATATGATCTTTCGGACCTTTCGTCTGAACGATCGGAGGGCCCAGGATATCATGACACCGCTGGAACAGGTAATTTCCATTCCCGCTGCGGCTACGGTCAGCGAAGCGGCAAAGCTTATCAGCACGCAGGAGTTTTCGCGCTACCCGGTGTTCCAGAAATCTCCTCACGAAATCCAGGGGATGCTCATCACCCGCGATATCCTGAAGATGCTTATGGAGGGCAAGACAGAGGCATCCGTTACAACAATCAGCCTTACTCCCTTCGTCGTCAGCAGTGAGATGCGCGCTGACGAACTGCTGCTGGAGTTCCGCACACGCCACCAGCATCTGGCCATCGTTCAGCAGCGGGACCAAACAATCGGCATTGTGACATTGGAAGACGTACTGGAAGAAATCGTCGGCGAAATTGAGGATGAGAAGGATGTGGCAATGAGACAGTAA
- a CDS encoding ADP-ribosylglycohydrolase family protein — MKLPAKSIVLGTLLGGAVGDAMGAPFEGLWADSIPSADSLAASFHKYHGYPNGQYTDDTQLTLATIQSIVEQNDIVVADVARQIAELWRHHSVIGPGGACTQAAERYLATGDHRNMGAPVGQAGNGTAMRTAALGLWFASNQSLIPVVADVSRITHQDSRSVAGGVAIAMAAKQLSSASDINPHSFCRILADACHDINSEMSDLLQLLPNHLNDEAAMDFIAHAGQRTPEFEKPIITPFVIPTVLASIYSILTCPDSWLEAVTFAVRLGGDVDTLGAIVGALAGARHGIDSIPQNLIDCLQDSRDIEVLATRYHLAIPAQDESGG; from the coding sequence ATGAAGCTCCCAGCAAAGTCCATAGTACTCGGAACGCTCCTTGGTGGTGCTGTAGGTGACGCGATGGGGGCGCCGTTTGAGGGACTGTGGGCCGACTCAATTCCATCGGCTGACTCTTTGGCTGCATCTTTCCATAAATATCACGGTTATCCCAATGGCCAATACACCGACGACACTCAACTGACGCTTGCGACAATCCAGTCTATCGTCGAGCAAAATGACATCGTTGTTGCTGATGTTGCCCGGCAGATAGCTGAGCTATGGCGACATCATTCCGTCATCGGTCCCGGTGGTGCCTGTACTCAAGCCGCCGAGCGATACCTTGCCACCGGTGACCATCGTAACATGGGCGCTCCAGTTGGTCAGGCTGGCAATGGTACCGCAATGCGTACCGCCGCACTGGGGCTTTGGTTTGCCAGCAACCAGTCACTGATTCCGGTGGTCGCTGATGTCTCGCGTATCACACATCAGGATTCGCGAAGCGTCGCCGGGGGTGTCGCAATCGCAATGGCGGCAAAACAACTGTCGTCAGCCAGCGACATCAATCCACACTCATTCTGTAGAATACTCGCAGACGCTTGCCATGACATCAATTCCGAGATGTCTGACCTGCTTCAGCTATTGCCGAATCATCTGAATGACGAAGCTGCGATGGATTTCATCGCCCACGCCGGACAGCGCACCCCGGAATTCGAGAAACCAATCATCACTCCATTCGTAATACCAACGGTATTGGCTTCCATATATAGCATCCTTACTTGCCCGGATTCCTGGCTCGAAGCTGTCACATTCGCCGTACGCCTGGGCGGCGATGTCGATACGCTGGGTGCCATCGTAGGCGCACTGGCTGGAGCACGGCACGGTATAGATTCGATACCGCAGAATCTGATTGACTGCCTGCAGGATTCAAGAGACATTGAAGTGCTGGCGACCCGCTACCATCTGGCGATTCCTGCTCAAGACGAATCCGGCGGATAA
- a CDS encoding class I SAM-dependent methyltransferase, whose translation MSLEEIEISNNDSFMPAEIVAFLHEADERVSQFLQASPRRATGFVPSDFKTVYHALQTITDTNLASGTSFCEWGSGFGVVTLLASMLEFAACGIEIEQELVDESRRMADDFGLPGEFVQGSFIPSGAESCVDEAYAENNTEYSWLITDAEDGYDELQLGPEDFDIVFSYPWPGEEYLITNLFEKYAAEGALLLTYNSLESVRLQRKLCE comes from the coding sequence GTGTCTTTAGAAGAAATTGAAATCTCAAACAACGATTCGTTCATGCCCGCTGAGATCGTTGCTTTTCTGCACGAAGCTGATGAAAGAGTCAGCCAGTTTCTTCAGGCCAGCCCACGCCGCGCCACTGGTTTCGTCCCGTCTGATTTCAAAACAGTCTACCACGCTCTGCAAACTATTACCGATACGAATCTTGCCTCCGGAACTTCGTTTTGCGAATGGGGGAGTGGTTTCGGCGTAGTGACGTTGTTAGCTTCGATGCTTGAGTTTGCGGCCTGTGGCATAGAAATTGAGCAGGAACTGGTCGACGAATCCCGCAGAATGGCAGATGATTTTGGTCTGCCCGGAGAGTTCGTTCAAGGCAGTTTCATTCCATCGGGCGCCGAATCCTGTGTCGACGAAGCTTATGCCGAGAACAATACCGAGTATTCATGGCTCATTACAGATGCGGAAGACGGATACGATGAACTACAGCTTGGTCCCGAAGATTTTGACATCGTTTTCTCCTATCCCTGGCCTGGCGAGGAGTATCTGATCACGAATTTGTTTGAGAAATATGCCGCCGAAGGAGCACTGTTGCTGACATACAACTCACTTGAGTCAGTCCGTCTTCAACGCAAGTTGTGTGAATAG
- a CDS encoding nucleoside monophosphate kinase, giving the protein MHETNEPPPNTFFIEVSGSGLPEVDGLFVPSVAPPVESESGTISSLGYWNGKMAWDRADGKSARSPALSYSNSYHSWRICRLDGHLAYDITCEDALPPTDREWHVYKKGVAPAPQVTLHHYDPRQPCPEPNVVFVLGGPGAGKGTMCELAESQLGWTHLSTGDLCRAARQAGGPNAAIIEEFITAGKLVPNEIIVTLLRDKMETVIRTTGRNNFLLDGFPRSLSNLEAWHEIFGKEADLPKILYFECPYPVLEQRILGRARYSGRSDDNIESIKLRFDTFKAETLPTVEHFKSKNKCVEVDTSQDRQTVYSLVASNLAEYTDPKFADKPLTERAEMLLGLRPYPKQETR; this is encoded by the coding sequence ATGCACGAAACGAATGAACCACCCCCCAATACCTTCTTTATCGAAGTGTCTGGATCTGGTCTGCCCGAAGTAGATGGTCTCTTCGTTCCTTCGGTGGCACCGCCTGTAGAATCGGAATCGGGAACCATTTCCAGCCTGGGCTACTGGAATGGCAAGATGGCATGGGATCGTGCAGATGGAAAATCCGCGAGAAGCCCTGCGCTCTCTTACTCCAACAGCTATCACTCGTGGAGAATCTGCCGTCTCGATGGTCATCTTGCCTACGACATCACCTGCGAAGATGCGCTGCCACCCACCGACAGAGAATGGCACGTCTACAAAAAAGGGGTGGCACCTGCGCCTCAAGTGACACTCCATCACTACGATCCGCGACAGCCCTGCCCCGAGCCCAACGTCGTGTTTGTACTAGGCGGTCCCGGAGCTGGAAAAGGAACGATGTGTGAACTTGCCGAGTCTCAACTCGGCTGGACTCATTTATCCACGGGTGATCTCTGCCGGGCCGCGCGTCAGGCGGGAGGTCCGAATGCCGCCATCATCGAAGAATTCATCACGGCCGGAAAGCTGGTCCCCAATGAGATCATTGTGACGCTGCTGCGGGACAAGATGGAGACGGTGATCAGAACGACCGGCAGAAACAACTTCCTGCTGGATGGCTTCCCCCGCTCTCTGTCTAATCTGGAAGCCTGGCACGAGATCTTCGGCAAGGAAGCGGACCTGCCTAAAATATTGTACTTCGAATGCCCCTACCCCGTGCTTGAGCAGCGTATCCTGGGCCGTGCCAGATACTCCGGCAGGAGTGACGACAACATCGAGAGCATCAAGCTGAGATTCGACACCTTCAAGGCAGAAACGCTCCCCACCGTGGAACACTTCAAGAGCAAAAACAAGTGTGTTGAAGTCGACACCAGCCAGGATCGTCAGACCGTCTATTCACTCGTCGCCAGCAACCTCGCAGAGTATACTGATCCAAAATTCGCTGACAAGCCGCTCACAGAAAGAGCTGAGATGCTTCTGGGTTTGAGACCTTATCCAAAGCAGGAGACGCGATAA